From Vanrija pseudolonga chromosome 1, complete sequence, a single genomic window includes:
- the SUS1 gene encoding Transcription and mRNA export factor SUS1, giving the protein MSDDALMDAIRKRLLETGDWERISRLLRTQLEESGFDDDIKDLAKEKARKQGAPSLGKLVAEVAPAAKGMVSDSVREAVVREIEAVLEREVEKA; this is encoded by the exons atgtccgacgacgcgctgatGGACGCGATCCGCAAGCGTCTGCTGGAGACGGGCGACTGGGAGAG GATATCCCGGCTCCTCCGCACGCAGCTCGAGGAATCAGgcttcgacgacgacatcaagGACCTCGCGAAGG AGAAGGCCCGGAAGCagggcgcgccgagcttgggTAAGCTCGTTGCAGAGGTCGCGCCGGCTGCCAAGG GCATGGTGTCCGACTcggtgcgcgaggccgtcgtgcGTGAGATTgaggccgtcctcgagcgcgaggttgaGAAGGCGTAG